The region TGGAGATCCGCTAGAACATCCTCAGAGAGAGAGTTATCTTGGGAATGTAAATACTCTCGGTCCGCGGAGTTGCTATGATGAAGGTAAAAGATTTTCTGAAAGTTATATTGTCCATTTTTGCGCAAAACATAATGTGGATTTTAGAATCGCACGAATTTTTAATACGTATGGTCCATACATGAGAAAAGATGATGGCCGCGTAATTCCAAATTTTATTGAACAGATTAAACATGGTAAATCTCTCACAATTTATGGTGATGGATCACAAATTCGTTCGTTTTGTTATATAGATGATATGCTCGATGGACTCATGAAATTGATGGGGCATAATTTTGAGCAAATGGCTGGCACAGCTGATGAAAGAGTCTTCAACCTTGGGAATCCAAATGGAAATACAATACTGGGATTAGCAAAAATTCTTATAGAAATAACCGGAGCAACTCTAAATACTATTGAAATGGATTTACCAAAAGATGATCCGAAAATGAGAAAACCCGATATAGGCAAAGCTGAAAGCGTACTTGATTTCCATCCTGGCATAGGCTTGAATGATGGCCTTAAAAAGACACTCGAAAATTGGTAATTTGTATTAAATAGTTCAAGTAATGACAAAAAACATAACAATTATTGGCACCGGCTACATAGGTCTGGTTACCGGTGTTTGCCTCGCTGAGCTCGGCAACAACGTAACATGTGTCGACATAAGTGAAGAAAAAATTAAAAAATTAAAAAACGGTGAATCACCTATTTTTGAGCCAGGACTTCCGGAGCTTATTGCGAAAAACAAGAGCAGACTTAAATTCACAACTTCATATGCGGAGGGTCTGGAGGGGGCTGACCTAATATATATAGCTGTGCATACTCCATCCAAGCCAAGCGGAGAGGCTGATTTGAAATACGTATTTGCTGCGGCAAAAGAGATTGGTGAGAATCTTAAAATCGATGCAATAATTGTAAATAAAAGCACGGTGCCTGTCGGCACCGGCCACAAGGTAGAAAAAGTAATTCAAAAAGAAACAGATAAAAAAGTTTCTGTAATTTCATGTCCGGAATTCCTGAGGGAAGGTAAAGCGATTTATGATTTTTTTCACCCTTATAGGATTGTAATCGGTGCCGATACCGGCCATGAAAAAGCTGTCGCAACACTTAAAGATCTATACAAAGATGTTGTAAATTCACATGCCGAATATATCATCACTGATTTGCGAAGTGCGGAAATGATCAAGTATGCATCTAATTCTATTCTTGCCACTCAGATTTCTTTTATCAATGAGCTCTCTCATTTGTGTGAAAAAGTTGGAGTTGATGTAACTGAGGTCGCGCGTGGTATGAAGCTTGATGAAAGAATAGGGAAGGATGCGTTTTTGAACGCCGGGCTTGGTTTTGGCGGATCTTGTTTTCCAAAAGATGTCAGGGCATTGATAGCGCTCGGTAAGCAGCAAAACGCTCGACTCAATCTCCTTGAGCAAACTGAAAAAATAAATGAAAGACAGATAGAAAAATCTTTTTCAAAGATTAAAAAAATCCTAAAAGAGGCGAATGTTAACTTCAAAGATGCCAAGATTGTAATGCTAGGACTAAGTTTCAAACCTAATACTGACGACACCAGAGAATCTCAAACATTTAAATTGATAGATATTTTATTAAAAAATGGCGCAAAGGAAATACATATAATCGACCCTATCGTAAGCATAGATGAAGAAATTCATCGTGAGAAATTTTTACCAAAAAGAATACGTGGGAATAAAAAAGAATTAGATAAACTACATGGATTCACTGATGGAAATATTCAAGAACAAATCGTGAAAGCTGCAACAAATGCAGACCTTATTATCCTTGCAACCGAGTGGGGGGATTTTACCTCGCTCGACTTCGCCTCGCTCGGAGCCCTCATGCGCAATAAATGTTTTGTAGACCTACGAAACATTTATACCAAAAATGCCCTCGAGAAACATGGATTTACGCTTAAAAATATGGGTAGGAAATAGGATTCGTGTTAGAAGAATATTTTTGCGAGACCGAGAATCCCCTGCTTCCATGGAACTCTGTGCGAAACCCCTTCTCTCCCTTCGAACTCCTTTAAATTATCCAAGTACCATGCGTAATTCCTAAGTAGCGCATCTTTGTTAGAATATTTTGGATGCCAATCAAGTATGCTTTCTGCTTTTTCGATAGATACAAATGAATCTTCACAAGCTGTTTCATAGACCCATTTGTACAGTGGGGAAATTTTCATTTTTTCCAAAATTCGAAGCGTCCAAATCATTGGAGCTGCTGGGAAACCTTTTATTTTTTTACCGAATCCGGCTTTGTCCAAGACCACCTGGTAGTCTTCTTTCATAGTTGTAAAATCTTTTGCACCTATATTAAAAGTATCATTTACTATATTTTTATCTTTGGTCGCACACAGGTAAATTGCATCACACAAATCTTCAACATCGAGTAACTGATAACGATTATTCCCACTCCCGATCATTGGGAAGCCATGACCATCTTTTGCCCAATCATAAAATAAGGCAAAAACTCCAAGCCTCTCCGGCCCGATAAATGACTTCGGTCGAACTATCGAAATACACATGCCCTTTGCTCTAAATTCTTCACATATTTCCTCTGCTTTTACCTTTGCCTCACCATATGGACCAACTCCAATAAGTTGATCTGTTTCAACTAAAGGATGATGATCCGGGATACCATAAACGGCAGTCGATGAGATATGAACCACACGATCTACTTTGTGTTTGTGCGCCATCTCTATAACTATTCTTGCACCCTCTATATCTGTCGAATAAATTTCTTCAGGAGTATAAAGCGGGAGTGCCGCGGCACAATGAATCACGATATCCATACCCTCGGTAACGCGATCCATCATTTCAGGATCTCGAATATCACCAAGCACATGATCTATTTGATCTTTCTCAGGATAATCAAAAGGCTCTTTATCAAGCGAACGGACAGTGTGTCCTTTTGCCATTAAAAATCGAATAAGATTGATGCCAAGAAAACCGGAGCCTCCGGTAACCAAATATTTCTTTTTCTCAGTATTCATATATATGTTTTTATATTCAAATTTGCGCGTGAATTCTAGAAGATGAAGTTATGATTGTAAAGTTATAAGACATTGTAATTTGACCAATGTGTAAGAACTGTTGCAATTATTTTTTTATGCGTGTAGACTTCTCTCTTGTTTAATTTAATTCATGGAAACTGAAGAGGGAAAACAACAAGAAAGAAATGAATCTCTCAGCCCAAACATGCGAGTTGTGACTTCACCTGCTCTGCAAGAAGATATTCTTGCAATATCACCTGAGTTTGACGGCACGCTCACACAAGAGATGTACGATCAAATATGCACTCAAAAAAATGATAAGGTGCTTTCTAATAGTGATTTATATAAGCTCGCTGCAGACTTACTCACTTATCAATACAACTTATACGGTGTCGAAGGCGAGCATCCGTATCACGACATAGAGCACTCAAGTGGTGTTACAGCGTTAGCAAAAAACGTTGTAGGTATTTTAAAACGAAGAGCAAATCCAATCAATGATGCTGATGCACAGATTTTTATACTTGCGGCGGTTGCTCATGATCTCGGGCACTGCGGACGCACACTTCGTCAATTTGATCCTGAAACCGGAGAGAAACTCACGATCGATGATGGTCGTAGCAATGAGCAACAAGCCGTTTTCCTCGCTGACCCCATATTAAAAAAAGAGGGGTTTTCTATACGACAAAGACTCCATTTCCAATCCCTGATTCTTGCAACTACTTTTGATGAGCGACAACCTAATGCAATACCCGATGAAGAAAAATTCCCTCCACAGACGCATGAAGAACGATTGATGTCGATAATTGATCTGGGGGATGGAGCTCTTATGGAAGATGAAGTAGAATTTCTAGACCGAACCATGAAGGTACTTTTTGCAGAGAAACCACAAGCGAAATGGCCGAGAAACATGACGCACTGGCTTCAAACCATGAATGGATTTTGGAAATTTGTCGAGATGCGTATGAAAGGTGCGGATGGTGAAATCATACCTGAAGCTGAAGCACTATTTGGAGAAGTATTTCGAACTCGCAAAAAGATGTTCGCCATGCTTACAAGTGAGGATCCTTCAACAAAAGCTGAAGCCGAACGTCAATTTGAAGAACTCCTTAGTGCCGCACACGCAAAATTCCAACCTTATTTTGAAAAATTAAAAACTGCCGAACCGGATGCGAGCTAAAACTTAATAGTCAGACAGATAATCCCAACTAAGATCAGAAGTAATCCGACTAATTGTAGGGGGCTGATGGCTTCTTTTAAGAAAAAGTATGAAACGATCGTGATGATGGAAAGTCCGCCGATAGCCATGATCGGATAACCTATTGAGAGGTTGATTTTTGAAAGTGCCAATACGTAAAACATCACATTCAATGCAAATAAAAACACTCCAATTATAAGAATGTAGTTTTTTAAAAGACCCTGAATTATTCCATATTCAGTAAAGTAATTTAAATTGCCTGATCCGATTTTCATCATGATGTTCGCAATTGCATTGAGCACCATCGCCGTTATCAAAAATATGTATCCCATGTGATTATTTTTTAATAAAATGTTTTAAAATTATATATGCGATGTCATCGACTGAATTGTATACCTTAACGATGAATCTATGTTTTCCCATTTTTCTTTTTACCTTGATGAATTTTCCATCGGTACGATATGCAAAAAAACCATCAGTAAGAATCTTATCACCTATTACAATTATTTGCCTTTTTAGGTCTTCTTTTTTTACTTTATGGTTGCTTCGCCCTTTATTCGCATCTGCAAGTTCGCTTCCCTCACGCAGTGCGTAATCAAGTATTTTTTTACTTGGTTTTCTGTGGCCTTTTATAATTGGTAAATTTGTAATCCCATGAATTCTTTCATTACGCATAACATTCCAACTATTCGAACAAAGCCAAACTACGTTTTGCTTTTCAAGTTCTTTAATTTTTTTTAAAACAAGGTCCACAGGATGTGACTCATTGTCCGCGACAAGAGTCCCATCTATATCCAGAAAAATCAAAGCATCTTTGATGCCCGCAATGTCAAGATTTTCAAAATACTGTGGCACGATAAATAAATTTTAAAAAAGTGCGTTATAAAAGACGAAAAACATGTACAAAGCCCATGCTATGACTGTAAGTAAAATCCAAATATCTTGATACAAAACTTTTTCCGGAGCCTCTCCTCCACCCAAAATATATACCACATACATATACCTAAACATTCCAAAAAATACGATAAATGTTGAATACATAAGATAAGGAATTTCTGTAGAAACAGCATAAAGGCTATATGTGAGCATAACGCCGGATACCACTACCAATAACAAATAATCGAGAAATTCCTTGGTATATCCTTTGAGTACTTCTCTGGTTTTTTCAGCTGTTTTTGATGTGATTTCAGCGCGTCTTTTCCCTATTACCAAGAACAATGCGAGGAATAATGTAACCAAAATCAACCATTCTGAGACATAAACATCGATAAGTTCTCCACCTGCCTTGATACGTAGCAAATACATAGCTGCGATAAGAAATATATCAACTATCGGTATATGCTTGAGCACCATCGAATAGCCAAGGTTAAGAATAAAGTACAAAGAAAGAAGAAGATTCGCTTTAAAATTAAACTGACTAGCAAGAAGCATGGCTATGACAAGGAAGATTATCATTATAAAAATACCTGTTTTGATACTCATAGCTCCGGATGCAATAGGCCTGTGTTTTTTCTTCGGATGGAGCGCATCGCTCTCTCTATCAAGAATATCGTTAAAAATATAGATGCTACTTGCAAGCATACAAAACGCTGCAAAGAGCATGGCTGTTGATCCAA is a window of Candidatus Peregrinibacteria bacterium DNA encoding:
- a CDS encoding UDP-glucose/GDP-mannose dehydrogenase family protein; the protein is MTKNITIIGTGYIGLVTGVCLAELGNNVTCVDISEEKIKKLKNGESPIFEPGLPELIAKNKSRLKFTTSYAEGLEGADLIYIAVHTPSKPSGEADLKYVFAAAKEIGENLKIDAIIVNKSTVPVGTGHKVEKVIQKETDKKVSVISCPEFLREGKAIYDFFHPYRIVIGADTGHEKAVATLKDLYKDVVNSHAEYIITDLRSAEMIKYASNSILATQISFINELSHLCEKVGVDVTEVARGMKLDERIGKDAFLNAGLGFGGSCFPKDVRALIALGKQQNARLNLLEQTEKINERQIEKSFSKIKKILKEANVNFKDAKIVMLGLSFKPNTDDTRESQTFKLIDILLKNGAKEIHIIDPIVSIDEEIHREKFLPKRIRGNKKELDKLHGFTDGNIQEQIVKAATNADLIILATEWGDFTSLDFASLGALMRNKCFVDLRNIYTKNALEKHGFTLKNMGRK
- a CDS encoding GDP-mannose 4,6-dehydratase — protein: MNITLITGVAGFIGSNLAERLLLNGDTVIGIDNFISGSKANIDRLSALKTEGHFEFHEFDVSDEKIIDFVMDKIPEGKLDQIYHLACPASPIDFEKFGVEILETCANGTMHILKIAEKTGARFLYTSTSEVYGDPLEHPQRESYLGNVNTLGPRSCYDEGKRFSESYIVHFCAKHNVDFRIARIFNTYGPYMRKDDGRVIPNFIEQIKHGKSLTIYGDGSQIRSFCYIDDMLDGLMKLMGHNFEQMAGTADERVFNLGNPNGNTILGLAKILIEITGATLNTIEMDLPKDDPKMRKPDIGKAESVLDFHPGIGLNDGLKKTLENW
- a CDS encoding SMR family transporter, translating into MGYIFLITAMVLNAIANIMMKIGSGNLNYFTEYGIIQGLLKNYILIIGVFLFALNVMFYVLALSKINLSIGYPIMAIGGLSIITIVSYFFLKEAISPLQLVGLLLILVGIICLTIKF
- a CDS encoding NAD-dependent epimerase/dehydratase family protein, with protein sequence MNTEKKKYLVTGGSGFLGINLIRFLMAKGHTVRSLDKEPFDYPEKDQIDHVLGDIRDPEMMDRVTEGMDIVIHCAAALPLYTPEEIYSTDIEGARIVIEMAHKHKVDRVVHISSTAVYGIPDHHPLVETDQLIGVGPYGEAKVKAEEICEEFRAKGMCISIVRPKSFIGPERLGVFALFYDWAKDGHGFPMIGSGNNRYQLLDVEDLCDAIYLCATKDKNIVNDTFNIGAKDFTTMKEDYQVVLDKAGFGKKIKGFPAAPMIWTLRILEKMKISPLYKWVYETACEDSFVSIEKAESILDWHPKYSNKDALLRNYAWYLDNLKEFEGREGVSHRVPWKQGILGLAKIFF
- a CDS encoding decaprenyl-phosphate phosphoribosyltransferase, encoding MIFKTFFKQIRISHWIKNLLVFAPLFFGGHVLRVDELGSTAMLFAAFCMLASSIYIFNDILDRESDALHPKKKHRPIASGAMSIKTGIFIMIIFLVIAMLLASQFNFKANLLLSLYFILNLGYSMVLKHIPIVDIFLIAAMYLLRIKAGGELIDVYVSEWLILVTLFLALFLVIGKRRAEITSKTAEKTREVLKGYTKEFLDYLLLVVVSGVMLTYSLYAVSTEIPYLMYSTFIVFFGMFRYMYVVYILGGGEAPEKVLYQDIWILLTVIAWALYMFFVFYNALF
- a CDS encoding HD domain-containing protein; its protein translation is METEEGKQQERNESLSPNMRVVTSPALQEDILAISPEFDGTLTQEMYDQICTQKNDKVLSNSDLYKLAADLLTYQYNLYGVEGEHPYHDIEHSSGVTALAKNVVGILKRRANPINDADAQIFILAAVAHDLGHCGRTLRQFDPETGEKLTIDDGRSNEQQAVFLADPILKKEGFSIRQRLHFQSLILATTFDERQPNAIPDEEKFPPQTHEERLMSIIDLGDGALMEDEVEFLDRTMKVLFAEKPQAKWPRNMTHWLQTMNGFWKFVEMRMKGADGEIIPEAEALFGEVFRTRKKMFAMLTSEDPSTKAEAERQFEELLSAAHAKFQPYFEKLKTAEPDAS